TGCTCAGCGTCATATCCGTTCACTGGCATCAGGCCTGGCCATGGTGCGCGAAGCCAAGAAAGAAGCGAAGAAATAGCGCGTCCAGGCGCCTTCATCGAGTTCTTTCTATTGGTTGAATATACGATTTCAACGGCGATCCATGCTTCATGCATGGTTCGTCGTTTTGTTTTTTTCAGTGCGATTTTCCAGGCTGTTCGGGTCATTTACTGTAAACAGGTTTTGTGAGAAGGTCCGCGGTGCGAGGTTTATAATGGAAAAAATCATTTTGATTCATGTGACTGGTGGGGATCGTCCGGGGTTGACTTCGGAGCTTTCTGGAGTGTTGGCTGGCTATGACGTGGATGTTCTTGATATCGGACAGGTCGTCATCCACAACTTTCTGACGCTTGGTATCCTGATCCGGCTTCCGGCCAATTCGCAACCTGTGCTCAAGGATCTGCTGTTTAAAGCGCATGAACTGGGCGTCACCATGAAGCTGCACCCACAGTCAGAAGACGACTATTCCGGCTGGGTTGGTGAAGCTGACAAACCTCGGCATATCATCACATTGCTGTCCCGGTCGGTTTCTGCTGAACAGATCGTGGCTATTACCCGGATCGTTCACGAGTCCGGGCTGAATATCGACACAATCCATCGACTCTCCGGGCGGGTGCCGCTCGACTGCAACGATTATGAGTGCTCGCGTGGTTGCGTGGAATTTACTGTGCGTGGAACGCCGCATGATATCGGAGCCATTCGCTCCCGTTTCCTTGAAATCTCTTCCGAACTCATGGTGGACATCGCCTTTCAGGAAGACAATATTTTCCGGCGCAATCGCCGACTGGTCTGTTTCGACATGGACTCCACGCTGATTCAGGCCGAAGTCATTGATGAGTTGGCCAAAGAGGCCGGTGTGGGGGAAGAAGTCGCGGCCATCACGGAATCTGCCATGCGCGGCGAGCTAGACTTCAAGCAGAGCCTCAGGAAGCGGTTGATGCTCCTTGAAGGTCTTGATGAGTCTGTGCTCCAGAAAGTGGCGGCTCGGCTGCCCATGACCGAGGGCGCGGAAAAGCTTATTTCCAATCTGAAGAACGTGGGGTACAAGATTGCCATTCTGTCCGGTGGATTTACCTATTTCGGTGATATCCTACAGAAAAGATTCGGTATTGATTACGTGTACGCCAATGAACTTGAAATCAAGGACGGCAAGCTGACCGGCAAGGCTGTTGGCGATATTGTGGACGCAGAAAAGAAAGCAGAGTTGCTGCAGGCTATCGCTGACCTTGAGGGCATCTCTCTGCAACAGGTCATTGCCGTGGGCGATGGAGCCAATGATTTGCCCATGCTCAATCTGGCGGGGCTGGGGATCGCTTTCCATGCCAAGCCAAAGGTCAAGAAAGGGGCGCGCCAATCCATCTCGACCCTTGGACTTGACGCCATCCTGTATCTTATCGGTGTACGGGATCGTGAAGTGCTCAAGGGATAATCTCTTTTTTTGCCGAGAACGTTGAACAAAGCATGCGTGACTGGTAATGAACGGTAATTCTTCCAACGTTTTCAGGAGGCGCCTGCATGTTTGATTCAGATAAGCCCTATACGCTGGACAGTGTTGTCCGCATGCTCCTTGGGGTTGGATTTTTCATAGGCCTTGTCTGGCTGCTCGGGTTCCTTTCCAGTGCTCTGGTGCCGTTTGTGGCCGCTCTGCTTATGGCCTATCTGCTTAATCCCCTTACCTGCTTTATTGAAAAATACGTGAAGAATCGCGGCGTGGCCGTCCTGTTGACCATGTGTACCGTGATGGGTGTGGCCGTGGGCACTGTCGTGTTGGTTGTGCCCA
The genomic region above belongs to uncultured Pseudodesulfovibrio sp. and contains:
- the serB gene encoding phosphoserine phosphatase SerB, encoding MEKIILIHVTGGDRPGLTSELSGVLAGYDVDVLDIGQVVIHNFLTLGILIRLPANSQPVLKDLLFKAHELGVTMKLHPQSEDDYSGWVGEADKPRHIITLLSRSVSAEQIVAITRIVHESGLNIDTIHRLSGRVPLDCNDYECSRGCVEFTVRGTPHDIGAIRSRFLEISSELMVDIAFQEDNIFRRNRRLVCFDMDSTLIQAEVIDELAKEAGVGEEVAAITESAMRGELDFKQSLRKRLMLLEGLDESVLQKVAARLPMTEGAEKLISNLKNVGYKIAILSGGFTYFGDILQKRFGIDYVYANELEIKDGKLTGKAVGDIVDAEKKAELLQAIADLEGISLQQVIAVGDGANDLPMLNLAGLGIAFHAKPKVKKGARQSISTLGLDAILYLIGVRDREVLKG